One genomic window of Aquificaceae bacterium includes the following:
- the purC gene encoding phosphoribosylaminoimidazolesuccinocarboxamide synthase produces MKLLYEGKAKKVYELEGEKCLIYFKDTATAFDATKRAEVEGKGVLNNAISSLIFKLLEEKGIRTHFIERVSEREMLVWRARRFDLEVVVRNITAGSICKRLGLKEGERLKRPIVELFYKNDQLHDPLICFEHVLLLGITNRSTLRQITATALKVNRILKSFFRSHGLLLVDFKLEFGLLPDNTLAVIDEISPDTCRLWDARTGEKLDKDRFRFDLGDLLEGYRKVLEKVQGG; encoded by the coding sequence ATGAAACTTCTCTATGAAGGCAAGGCAAAGAAAGTCTATGAGCTTGAGGGGGAGAAATGCCTTATATACTTCAAGGACACAGCCACAGCCTTTGACGCCACCAAGAGGGCTGAGGTTGAGGGAAAAGGTGTGCTCAACAATGCCATATCAAGTCTTATCTTCAAACTCCTTGAAGAAAAAGGCATAAGAACGCACTTTATAGAGCGTGTTTCTGAGAGGGAAATGCTTGTCTGGAGAGCCAGGAGGTTTGACCTGGAGGTGGTTGTAAGAAACATAACCGCAGGGAGTATATGCAAAAGACTCGGACTTAAAGAAGGAGAGAGGTTAAAAAGACCAATCGTTGAGCTCTTCTATAAGAATGACCAGCTACACGACCCTCTCATATGTTTTGAACATGTTCTTCTTCTTGGTATAACAAACAGAAGCACCTTAAGACAGATAACAGCAACTGCTCTTAAAGTGAACAGGATACTGAAGAGCTTCTTCAGGTCCCATGGGCTTTTGCTGGTAGACTTTAAGCTGGAGTTTGGCCTTCTTCCAGATAACACCCTTGCAGTGATAGATGAGATATCACCTGATACCTGCAGGCTCTGGGATGCCAGAACAGGGGAGAAGCTGGACAAGGACAGGTTCAGGTTTGACCTTGGCGACCTGCTGGAAGGCTATAGAAAGGTTCTCGAGAAGGTTCAGGGCGGGTAA
- a CDS encoding C39 family peptidase yields the protein MFLLLLLFPLFLFSKNLDVPFVKQRDQFCGPASLSSVLAYYGVEVSQEEIGQRVYDPKLKGALITDLEKYARERGFKTSLKVSNLQELRDYLKEGIPPIVLVDLGKLWVSLPHYMVVVGYKDETFFVHTGYEASKPISAKELDRVWSKMGRVVLILYPP from the coding sequence ATGTTCCTGCTCCTCCTTCTTTTTCCCCTTTTTTTATTCTCCAAGAATCTGGATGTTCCCTTTGTTAAGCAGCGGGACCAGTTTTGCGGTCCTGCTTCTCTGAGTTCTGTCCTTGCATATTATGGTGTAGAGGTGTCTCAGGAAGAGATTGGGCAAAGGGTATATGACCCAAAGCTAAAGGGCGCTCTCATCACAGACCTTGAAAAATATGCCAGAGAAAGGGGCTTCAAGACCTCATTAAAAGTATCAAATCTACAGGAGCTCAGGGACTATCTGAAGGAGGGAATCCCTCCCATAGTGCTTGTGGACCTGGGAAAACTGTGGGTCAGCTTGCCCCACTACATGGTGGTTGTGGGATACAAAGATGAAACATTCTTCGTTCACACGGGCTATGAAGCCAGCAAGCCCATCAGTGCAAAGGAACTGGACAGAGTATGGTCGAAGATGGGAAGGGTTGTTCTCATACTTTACCCGCCCTGA
- a CDS encoding PA2779 family protein gives MLGFLRKPVLVLGAAGWFFAFNAAPAVAGLVGSKPASEAVNLSREEEMAKIQKVLESKQLQEKLRAYGLTKEEVEKKLSEMSDEQIHMLAKASDRVLAGGDGVGLAIGILIVAILIVILLKLLNKEIIIR, from the coding sequence ATGCTGGGATTTTTAAGAAAACCTGTGCTCGTGCTTGGAGCAGCTGGATGGTTTTTTGCCTTCAACGCGGCTCCTGCAGTGGCCGGGCTCGTGGGCTCCAAACCTGCCTCTGAGGCTGTCAACCTGAGCAGGGAAGAGGAAATGGCGAAAATACAGAAGGTTCTGGAAAGCAAACAGCTTCAGGAAAAACTGAGGGCATACGGCCTAACAAAGGAAGAGGTGGAAAAAAAGCTTTCAGAAATGAGCGACGAGCAGATACACATGCTGGCAAAGGCTTCTGATAGAGTTTTAGCTGGTGGTGATGGAGTTGGTCTTGCCATAGGTATACTCATAGTGGCAATTCTTATCGTCATACTCCTCAAACTCCTCAACAAGGAGATAATCATAAGGTGA
- the purN gene encoding phosphoribosylglycinamide formyltransferase, producing MNLGVLVSGRGSNLQAIIDSIEAGRLKDRIALVICDREGAQAIDRCVRHGIPYRVTKRRDFDSKEDFERALVEAMKKAGVELIVLAGFMRVLSPLFLRHFPMRVINIHPSLIPAFQGMHAQRQALEYGAKISGCSVHFVTEELDNGPVIAQACVPVLPEDTEDSLSERILAHEHRILPQVIRWISEGRVRVEGRKVVVEGAKYGTLPFNPELEHF from the coding sequence ATGAATTTAGGAGTTCTTGTATCGGGGCGTGGTTCAAACCTTCAGGCAATCATAGACTCCATTGAGGCGGGGAGGCTCAAAGACAGGATAGCTCTTGTCATATGTGACAGAGAGGGTGCTCAGGCAATAGACAGATGTGTAAGGCATGGAATTCCATACAGAGTTACCAAGAGAAGGGATTTTGATAGCAAGGAGGATTTTGAGAGGGCTCTTGTAGAAGCCATGAAGAAGGCCGGAGTTGAGCTTATAGTTCTTGCCGGTTTTATGCGTGTGCTTTCCCCCCTTTTCCTCAGACACTTCCCAATGAGGGTGATTAACATACATCCTTCTTTAATACCAGCCTTTCAGGGAATGCATGCCCAGAGGCAGGCTCTGGAATACGGAGCAAAGATAAGCGGATGCAGCGTTCATTTTGTAACAGAGGAGCTGGATAATGGTCCAGTTATAGCACAGGCATGCGTGCCAGTGCTTCCAGAAGACACGGAAGATAGTCTTTCTGAAAGGATACTTGCCCACGAGCACAGAATACTCCCGCAGGTAATAAGGTGGATTTCAGAGGGAAGGGTAAGGGTTGAAGGGAGGAAGGTGGTAGTAGAAGGGGCAAAATACGGAACACTCCCCTTTAATCCTGAGCTTGAGCACTTCTGA
- the raiA gene encoding ribosome-associated translation inhibitor RaiA produces the protein MNVEFIGKGIEWTDSMKAFVEGKVERFNRFLKEAEEDQVEIVVTLSTSRAKQKDFAGESRPTLYRVDMDIYLKTWGGGALHAWDEDIDPFSALDRVMDEIERQLIKLKQRRHELRRRGHKIKEELIMEEIRPHEERERPPIVEEELVIEKPMSVEDAVFELQGSGIYFLPFLDIETGTLRIVYRKRGGNYGVINTKCRGL, from the coding sequence ATGAACGTGGAGTTTATAGGTAAGGGTATTGAGTGGACTGACTCAATGAAGGCCTTTGTAGAGGGTAAAGTTGAAAGGTTCAACAGGTTTTTAAAGGAAGCTGAGGAGGACCAGGTAGAGATTGTTGTGACCCTTTCTACCTCAAGAGCAAAACAGAAGGACTTTGCAGGTGAGAGTAGGCCAACCCTTTACAGGGTTGACATGGACATATACCTGAAGACCTGGGGTGGCGGAGCTCTGCACGCCTGGGATGAGGACATTGACCCCTTTTCAGCCCTTGACAGGGTGATGGATGAGATAGAGAGACAGCTTATAAAGCTAAAGCAGAGAAGACATGAACTCAGACGCAGGGGTCACAAGATAAAGGAAGAGCTAATAATGGAAGAGATAAGACCCCATGAAGAGAGAGAAAGACCTCCTATTGTTGAAGAAGAGCTGGTAATAGAAAAACCCATGAGTGTGGAAGATGCGGTCTTTGAACTCCAGGGTTCTGGCATTTATTTCCTACCCTTTCTAGATATAGAAACGGGCACCCTGAGAATAGTTTACAGAAAAAGAGGTGGGAATTACGGAGTTATAAATACTAAATGCAGGGGGTTATAG
- a CDS encoding YMGG-like glycine zipper-containing protein, whose product MKKKALFLLTVFSAGFLFSCGQVTTQRTYEGATVGAVGGAIAGALIDRNNRWRGAVIGGALGAVIGGTITEIAARASREAAMQNRPVEYKSEDGRERVYAEPVASKGNCRIVKTTYYQDGKVVKVEEREVCP is encoded by the coding sequence ATGAAAAAGAAGGCACTGTTTCTATTGACTGTCTTCTCCGCAGGCTTTCTTTTTTCCTGCGGTCAGGTGACCACGCAGAGAACCTATGAGGGGGCAACTGTTGGAGCAGTGGGTGGTGCCATAGCTGGTGCCCTCATAGACAGGAACAACAGGTGGCGTGGAGCTGTGATAGGTGGTGCTCTGGGTGCAGTCATTGGTGGAACTATTACGGAGATAGCGGCAAGGGCTTCAAGGGAGGCTGCCATGCAGAACAGGCCAGTGGAGTATAAGTCAGAGGATGGAAGAGAGAGAGTATACGCCGAGCCTGTAGCTTCAAAAGGTAACTGCAGGATTGTAAAGACCACCTACTATCAGGATGGTAAGGTGGTAAAGGTTGAAGAGAGGGAAGTATGCCCCTGA
- a CDS encoding menaquinone biosynthesis protein, whose amino-acid sequence MLRIGKVGYLNTLPLFYRWDTSRVGLLEGHPSDLVKRLRENKIQAGIVSSVEFLLHPEEYRVVPGVSISSKKRACSVLIFSREPIELIKSLYLTPASMTSRVLALYLVRKVYQNEPELVEERHRAEALMLIGDEAIREKLSGKWPYVYDLGEEWFRLHGLPFVFALFLVRKDAPVWLDSFIEEQCRRSREEFYHDLEQGRIKVKGYDHEELRDYFTLCLDYDLDRRGWQSISIFKEVLMEESILLSKERR is encoded by the coding sequence ATGCTGAGGATTGGCAAAGTGGGCTATCTGAATACACTCCCCCTGTTTTACCGCTGGGATACCTCCAGAGTTGGTCTTCTTGAAGGACACCCCTCAGACCTGGTTAAAAGGCTCAGAGAAAATAAGATACAGGCGGGAATAGTCTCTTCCGTTGAATTCTTACTACACCCGGAGGAATACAGGGTAGTGCCGGGTGTATCCATATCCTCCAAGAAAAGAGCCTGTTCTGTTCTTATCTTTTCAAGAGAGCCCATTGAACTTATAAAAAGCCTCTATCTTACGCCTGCATCCATGACATCCAGAGTGCTGGCCCTTTACCTTGTGAGAAAAGTTTATCAGAATGAACCAGAACTTGTGGAAGAAAGGCACAGGGCCGAAGCTCTGATGCTCATAGGAGATGAGGCTATAAGGGAAAAGTTATCCGGCAAGTGGCCTTATGTCTATGACCTCGGTGAAGAGTGGTTCCGGCTACATGGTCTTCCCTTTGTCTTTGCTCTTTTCCTTGTCAGAAAGGATGCCCCTGTCTGGCTGGACAGCTTTATAGAAGAACAATGTAGGAGGTCAAGAGAAGAGTTCTACCATGACCTTGAGCAGGGCAGGATTAAGGTTAAAGGTTATGACCATGAGGAATTGAGGGATTACTTCACCCTCTGCCTTGATTATGACCTTGACCGGAGGGGATGGCAGTCCATCAGCATTTTTAAGGAAGTTTTAATGGAAGAGAGTATATTATTAAGTAAAGAAAGGAGGTGA
- the trpD gene encoding anthranilate phosphoribosyltransferase translates to MKELLRKLSEFKNLTREEVRQALEDIVEGRATDAQIGAFIMGTKMKGETPEEIEGAASFFREKATRVEVEDRENLVDTCGTGGDMSETFNVSTAVAFVLAGAGIRVAKHGNRSVSSKSGSADLLEHLGARIDLGPEQVKTMIEEIGIGFMFAPMFHPAMKRVIGPRREVGLRSIFNLIGPLSNPADARRQLLGVFSDHLVDKVAFALRGVGIKRAFVVHGKDGMDEVSISAPTRIAELKDGEVFLYDFHPEEMGFRTYPVEYIRASSVDESSKIVLSVLKGEVSPAYFMVLINSMFGILVSGITEDRNTALEIAKESIQSGKAYRKLQDFIELSKRI, encoded by the coding sequence ATGAAGGAACTGCTCAGAAAACTTTCAGAGTTCAAGAACCTCACCAGAGAAGAGGTCAGGCAGGCGCTGGAAGACATAGTGGAAGGCAGAGCCACCGATGCCCAGATAGGTGCCTTCATAATGGGCACAAAGATGAAGGGAGAGACTCCTGAGGAGATAGAGGGGGCGGCCAGTTTTTTCAGAGAAAAGGCAACGAGAGTAGAGGTAGAGGACAGGGAAAACCTTGTGGACACATGTGGAACAGGTGGGGATATGTCGGAGACCTTCAATGTGTCAACCGCTGTAGCCTTTGTGCTTGCGGGTGCAGGCATAAGGGTTGCCAAGCATGGAAACAGGTCCGTGTCTTCAAAAAGCGGCAGTGCAGACCTTCTTGAACACCTCGGTGCAAGGATAGACCTCGGACCTGAGCAGGTAAAGACCATGATTGAGGAGATAGGTATAGGCTTTATGTTTGCACCCATGTTCCATCCAGCCATGAAAAGGGTCATAGGTCCAAGGAGAGAGGTGGGACTGCGTTCCATCTTTAACCTTATAGGTCCCCTTTCAAACCCTGCAGATGCAAGAAGACAGCTTCTTGGAGTATTTTCAGACCATCTTGTGGACAAGGTAGCCTTTGCCCTGAGGGGCGTGGGAATAAAAAGAGCCTTCGTGGTGCATGGTAAAGATGGCATGGATGAGGTTTCCATAAGCGCCCCTACACGCATTGCAGAGCTGAAAGATGGGGAAGTTTTCCTCTATGACTTTCATCCTGAAGAGATGGGATTCAGGACTTACCCGGTGGAATACATAAGGGCGTCTTCTGTGGATGAAAGCTCAAAAATAGTCCTTTCTGTGCTTAAGGGAGAGGTTTCACCCGCTTATTTTATGGTTTTAATAAATTCTATGTTTGGAATCCTGGTTTCAGGTATCACCGAAGACAGGAACACGGCCCTTGAAATCGCCAAGGAATCCATACAATCTGGCAAAGCATACAGAAAACTGCAGGACTTTATAGAGCTATCAAAGCGAATCTAA
- the selD gene encoding selenide, water dikinase SelD, with protein MGPADLEELVKGLELYVDQNTLVGVGDDAGVYSFGGNVFVHTVDFITPVVNDPYLWGAISTANSLSDVYAMGCRPLNALAIVGFNNCELEVEVLKEVMRGCAEKLREAKTVLLGGHTIDDKEPKFGLAVMGVCEEGKYLTQQGAKPGELLALTKPVGVGILTKAIKEGKLKERDISHAIEYMLMLNDRASLLAREFASACTDVTGFGLLGHAYNIARRSGVRLAIDFSAVPVYDEAVHFVRQKLYPKGAMDNYNFVKGHLLEDGLEWWRLLLLSDPVTSGGLLFSFSEDKREELLRRAQELGVSVWFVGRVEEGEGLRVYRS; from the coding sequence CTGGGTCCGGCGGACCTGGAGGAGCTTGTAAAAGGGCTTGAGCTCTACGTGGACCAGAACACCCTTGTGGGTGTGGGCGATGATGCGGGAGTCTACTCTTTTGGTGGAAATGTCTTTGTGCACACGGTGGACTTTATAACTCCTGTAGTGAACGACCCATACCTGTGGGGTGCCATATCCACCGCCAACTCTCTGAGCGATGTTTACGCCATGGGATGCAGACCTCTGAACGCTCTGGCTATTGTAGGCTTCAACAACTGCGAGCTTGAAGTAGAAGTTCTGAAAGAAGTTATGAGAGGCTGTGCCGAAAAGTTGAGAGAGGCGAAGACAGTGCTTCTTGGAGGGCATACCATTGACGATAAAGAGCCCAAGTTTGGGCTTGCAGTCATGGGCGTGTGCGAGGAAGGTAAGTATCTCACTCAGCAGGGAGCAAAGCCCGGAGAGCTTCTTGCACTCACAAAGCCTGTGGGCGTGGGAATCCTCACCAAGGCTATAAAGGAAGGAAAGCTGAAAGAAAGGGATATAAGCCACGCCATAGAATACATGCTCATGCTAAACGACAGAGCCTCTCTTTTAGCAAGGGAGTTTGCCAGTGCATGCACCGATGTGACTGGCTTTGGACTTCTGGGACATGCCTACAACATAGCCAGAAGGTCAGGCGTAAGGCTTGCCATAGACTTCTCTGCTGTGCCAGTTTATGATGAGGCTGTTCACTTTGTAAGGCAAAAGCTCTATCCCAAGGGTGCCATGGACAACTATAACTTTGTGAAGGGACATCTCCTTGAGGATGGGCTTGAGTGGTGGAGGCTTCTGCTCCTTTCTGACCCTGTTACCTCAGGTGGGCTTCTCTTTAGCTTTTCAGAAGATAAGAGAGAGGAGCTTCTCAGGAGGGCTCAGGAGCTTGGTGTAAGTGTGTGGTTTGTGGGAAGGGTGGAGGAGGGAGAGGGGCTCAGGGTCTACCGCTCTTAG
- the leuA gene encoding 2-isopropylmalate synthase, which yields MDRVYIFDTTLRDGEQAPGFSMTTEEKLQMAHQLARLGVDVIEAGFAAASRGDFDAVQLIAQEVKGPVICSLARALEKDIELAGQALAPAERKRIHTFIATSEIHMKYKLRLSPEEVLQRAKRAVEYARRFTDEVEFSCEDATRSQRDFLYRVIETAIKAGATVINIPDTVGYTVPEEFADLIEGIRNKVPNIDRAIISVHCHDDLGMAVANSLMAVKHGARQVECTINGIGERAGNAALEEIVMALKVRKDFFGGLYTGINTKELYRTSRLLCRITGSFVQPNKAVVGDNAFAHESGIHQHGVLANPLTYEIMSPEDVGFPSTRIILGKHSGRHALKSKLKEMGFEFTEEDLDRIFEKFKALADKKKEVYEEDIEALVYEEFVKHEEEEPIRVLHYQVQTGDRLLPTATVVLSFRGEERTATSTGNGPVDAIIRAIQKALEIEPELLDFSIKALTPNTDAQAESRLVIELNGVRASGRGVDVDIIRASVNGFVDALNRAMMRKSYILSRENLRREGTV from the coding sequence ATGGACAGGGTATACATCTTTGACACCACTCTCAGAGACGGAGAGCAGGCACCGGGCTTTTCTATGACTACAGAAGAGAAACTGCAGATGGCACATCAGCTTGCAAGGCTTGGGGTGGATGTGATAGAGGCGGGTTTTGCGGCCGCTTCAAGGGGAGACTTTGATGCGGTCCAGCTCATAGCGCAGGAGGTAAAAGGACCCGTCATATGCTCCCTTGCCAGAGCCCTTGAGAAGGACATAGAGCTGGCAGGTCAGGCTCTCGCACCTGCAGAGAGAAAAAGAATTCATACCTTCATAGCCACTTCAGAAATTCACATGAAGTATAAGCTCAGGCTTTCTCCTGAAGAGGTGCTCCAGAGGGCAAAAAGGGCGGTGGAGTATGCTCGTAGATTTACGGATGAGGTGGAGTTTTCCTGCGAGGATGCCACCAGAAGCCAGAGGGACTTCCTATACAGGGTCATAGAGACCGCCATAAAGGCGGGTGCCACTGTGATAAACATACCAGACACGGTTGGCTACACAGTGCCTGAGGAGTTTGCAGACCTCATAGAGGGCATAAGGAACAAGGTGCCCAACATAGACAGGGCAATAATAAGCGTGCACTGCCACGATGACCTTGGCATGGCTGTTGCCAACTCTCTCATGGCGGTAAAGCACGGAGCAAGACAGGTGGAGTGCACCATAAACGGTATAGGAGAGAGGGCGGGAAACGCTGCACTGGAAGAAATCGTTATGGCTCTTAAGGTCCGCAAGGACTTCTTTGGAGGACTTTACACGGGCATAAACACAAAGGAGCTATACAGAACAAGCAGGCTTCTGTGTAGAATAACGGGGAGTTTTGTCCAGCCCAACAAGGCAGTGGTGGGCGACAACGCCTTTGCACACGAATCGGGCATACACCAACACGGCGTGCTGGCAAACCCCCTCACCTACGAGATAATGTCTCCAGAGGATGTAGGCTTTCCCTCAACGCGCATAATCCTTGGCAAGCACTCTGGCAGACATGCCCTCAAGAGCAAGCTAAAAGAAATGGGCTTTGAGTTCACAGAGGAAGACCTTGACAGGATATTTGAAAAGTTCAAGGCGCTGGCAGATAAGAAGAAGGAGGTCTACGAAGAGGACATAGAAGCCCTTGTTTATGAAGAGTTTGTAAAGCACGAAGAGGAAGAGCCCATAAGAGTCCTTCACTACCAGGTGCAGACGGGAGACAGGCTTCTACCAACCGCTACTGTGGTGCTCTCCTTCAGGGGAGAAGAAAGGACCGCCACATCCACCGGCAATGGACCCGTGGACGCTATAATAAGGGCAATACAGAAGGCGCTGGAGATAGAGCCAGAGCTCCTGGACTTCTCCATCAAGGCTCTCACACCCAACACGGATGCACAGGCGGAGTCAAGGCTTGTGATTGAGCTAAATGGAGTGCGTGCCAGTGGAAGGGGAGTGGATGTGGACATAATAAGGGCGAGCGTAAACGGCTTTGTGGATGCCCTCAACAGGGCAATGATGAGAAAAAGCTACATACTCTCCAGAGAGAACCTGAGAAGAGAGGGAACAGTCTAA
- a CDS encoding DUF429 domain-containing protein, with amino-acid sequence MRGLEKILGLDLAGSPKRKTGYAYWEEGKLKVGVLYTDEEILELASRFSLVMIDAPLSIPAGRKSLHERGPHFRECDLLLRKHGHRFFPVTLGPMRMLTERAMRLAESLRKGGAQVFETFPGALYDILGLDRKDRVAILGFYMSLPLKLERRGYSQDELDAIACWLAGVCYLTDRSLSFSGGDGEIVVATRECISSALSLDKK; translated from the coding sequence TTGAGAGGCTTGGAGAAAATCCTCGGTCTTGACCTTGCGGGAAGTCCAAAAAGAAAAACGGGCTATGCCTACTGGGAAGAGGGGAAGCTTAAGGTGGGCGTGCTATACACTGATGAAGAGATACTTGAACTTGCCAGCAGGTTTTCACTTGTGATGATAGATGCCCCCCTTTCTATTCCAGCGGGAAGAAAAAGCCTCCATGAGAGGGGTCCACATTTCAGAGAGTGTGACCTTCTTCTGAGAAAGCACGGGCACAGGTTTTTCCCCGTGACGCTCGGTCCAATGAGAATGCTCACAGAGAGAGCCATGAGACTGGCAGAGAGCCTGAGAAAAGGAGGAGCTCAGGTCTTTGAAACCTTTCCGGGTGCGCTCTACGATATTCTCGGGCTTGACAGGAAAGACAGAGTTGCCATACTGGGCTTTTACATGAGCCTTCCCTTGAAACTTGAGAGAAGAGGATACTCACAGGATGAGCTGGATGCGATTGCCTGCTGGCTTGCAGGTGTGTGCTATCTTACGGACAGGTCCTTGAGTTTTTCCGGTGGAGATGGTGAGATAGTGGTTGCTACGAGAGAGTGTATATCTTCTGCTCTTTCTCTTGACAAAAAGTGA
- the rfaD gene encoding ADP-glyceromanno-heptose 6-epimerase yields the protein MRFLVTGGAGFIGSNLAKALEKKYQVSRVYVLDDFSSGHFKNLVGFSGEVITGDLSDPHLWEWLKNSHHFDAVFHQGAITDTTVMDQNRMLSVNADSMRYILDACLHWEAKLIYASSAGVYGNTPPPMREEEGLKPENIYGFSKLMMDRIAMGFMERHTEVQVVGLRYFNVYGPGEHYKGKTASMVYQIYRQMKEGKRPRLFKWGEQKRDFVYLEDVVRANLLAFEKDVSGIFNIATGQARSFNEIVSILNYYLGMNYQPEYFDCPYDFYQYHTQADISKAKRLLGYEPQYSLEEGIREYLERLGENPRS from the coding sequence ATGAGATTTCTGGTTACCGGTGGTGCTGGCTTTATAGGCTCAAATCTTGCAAAGGCTCTTGAGAAAAAATACCAGGTTTCAAGGGTTTATGTGCTTGACGATTTTTCTTCTGGACACTTTAAAAACCTTGTGGGCTTCAGCGGTGAAGTTATAACGGGGGACTTATCAGACCCGCATCTCTGGGAATGGCTCAAGAATAGCCATCACTTTGATGCTGTCTTTCATCAGGGAGCCATAACGGATACGACAGTTATGGACCAGAATAGAATGCTCAGTGTCAATGCAGACAGCATGAGGTATATACTCGATGCCTGCCTTCATTGGGAAGCCAAACTCATCTATGCCTCCTCTGCAGGAGTTTATGGCAACACCCCCCCACCAATGAGGGAAGAGGAGGGGTTAAAGCCGGAGAACATCTACGGCTTTTCCAAGCTCATGATGGACAGGATAGCCATGGGTTTTATGGAAAGACACACAGAGGTTCAGGTTGTTGGTCTGAGATACTTCAATGTCTACGGTCCTGGAGAGCACTATAAGGGAAAGACTGCAAGTATGGTTTATCAGATATACAGACAGATGAAAGAGGGTAAACGTCCTAGACTTTTTAAATGGGGAGAACAGAAGAGAGACTTCGTCTACTTGGAGGATGTGGTGAGGGCAAACCTTCTGGCCTTTGAGAAGGATGTTTCTGGAATATTTAACATAGCCACCGGTCAGGCTCGGAGCTTTAACGAGATAGTTTCTATACTGAACTACTATCTTGGTATGAACTATCAGCCTGAGTATTTTGATTGCCCCTACGACTTCTATCAATATCACACGCAAGCGGATATCTCAAAGGCAAAGAGGCTCCTTGGCTACGAACCCCAGTATAGCCTTGAGGAGGGTATACGGGAATACCTTGAGAGGCTTGGAGAAAATCCTCGGTCTTGA